The Phycisphaeraceae bacterium genome window below encodes:
- a CDS encoding leucyl aminopeptidase family protein, whose amino-acid sequence MFKSISIRSVSKALPVVTIFSRGSASTGRGRAKGAQGSAVARKSRRGKGRALEGGTSVEQLRLRALDTAGFKGDIGETIALGRDGVAVGLGAEEAFTTASFRRVGAKLVRALDRMGVHAATIELPEWPARSRKEAIDLERLGHAFGEGMALANWRFDEFDGKASRRHAPLPPLALASGHADFDAGLQRGLQLGDAVNLTRRLGATPPNICHPEWVVRTSRALAKSHGLGFKVIDATQAQRLGMGGLVNVGRASVSKPALVMLTHTPRKPAPGARGEHLVLVGKTITYDTGGYSLKVNNGMKGMKYDKMGGMAVLGAMQAIATAKLPVRVTGILAVAENMIGGDAYRPDDIITMHNGVTVEVTNTDAEGRLVLADALSYACRSIEPTAIVDIATLTGGVVVALGHFSAGYFCEDDSLRRRLEEASSESGERIWRLPLWKEHRDFMRGQHADLINSNPQRSAHPIQGAAFLSFFVDDDIPWTHIDIAGVDSVERETDLHVTGPTGWGVRLLTELAEGFTRRAPRASSA is encoded by the coding sequence CAAGGCGCTGCCAGTCGTCACCATCTTCTCCAGGGGTTCCGCCTCGACCGGACGCGGCCGTGCCAAGGGCGCACAAGGCAGCGCCGTCGCCCGCAAGAGCCGTCGTGGAAAGGGTCGTGCGCTCGAAGGGGGAACTTCCGTCGAACAGCTCCGGCTCCGCGCGCTTGACACCGCAGGCTTCAAGGGAGATATCGGCGAGACCATCGCCCTCGGACGGGACGGCGTGGCGGTCGGCCTTGGTGCCGAAGAGGCCTTCACGACCGCGTCGTTCCGTCGCGTAGGCGCGAAACTGGTCCGGGCGCTCGATCGCATGGGGGTCCATGCCGCAACGATCGAGCTTCCCGAGTGGCCCGCCCGCTCGCGCAAGGAGGCCATCGACCTCGAGCGCCTTGGTCACGCCTTTGGCGAGGGCATGGCGCTTGCCAACTGGCGATTCGATGAGTTCGACGGCAAGGCCTCGCGTCGACATGCCCCGCTGCCGCCGCTCGCCCTCGCCAGCGGCCATGCCGACTTCGACGCCGGGCTTCAGCGCGGTCTCCAACTTGGCGACGCTGTCAACCTCACGCGTCGCCTCGGCGCCACGCCGCCGAACATCTGCCATCCGGAGTGGGTCGTGCGCACCTCGCGGGCGCTCGCGAAGTCGCACGGACTCGGCTTCAAGGTGATCGATGCGACGCAGGCGCAGCGCCTCGGCATGGGCGGGCTCGTCAATGTCGGTCGCGCGAGCGTCAGCAAGCCGGCGCTCGTCATGCTCACCCACACGCCGCGAAAGCCCGCACCCGGCGCCCGCGGCGAACACCTCGTGCTGGTCGGCAAGACCATCACCTACGACACCGGCGGCTACAGCCTGAAGGTGAACAACGGCATGAAGGGGATGAAGTACGACAAGATGGGCGGCATGGCCGTGCTCGGCGCCATGCAGGCGATCGCGACGGCGAAGCTCCCCGTCCGCGTGACTGGCATCCTTGCGGTCGCGGAGAACATGATTGGCGGCGACGCCTATCGCCCCGATGACATCATCACCATGCACAACGGCGTGACGGTGGAGGTGACGAACACCGACGCCGAGGGACGACTGGTGCTTGCCGACGCCCTGAGTTACGCATGCCGCTCGATCGAGCCGACCGCCATCGTCGACATCGCCACGCTCACCGGCGGCGTCGTGGTGGCGCTTGGGCACTTCAGCGCGGGGTACTTCTGCGAGGATGACTCTCTTCGTCGCCGACTGGAAGAAGCCTCGTCGGAGAGCGGGGAGCGCATCTGGCGCCTGCCGCTCTGGAAGGAGCACCGCGACTTCATGCGTGGCCAGCACGCCGATCTCATCAACTCGAATCCGCAGCGCAGCGCTCATCCGATCCAGGGCGCCGCGTTCCTGAGCTTCTTTGTCGACGACGACATCCCCTGGACCCATATTGACATCGCTGGAGTCGACAGCGTCGAACGCGAGACCGACCTCCATGTCACCGGTCCCACGGGATGGGGCGTGCGCCTGCTGACCGAGCTGGCCGAGGGCTTCACTCGGCGGGCGCCGCGCGCCTCCAGCGCCTGA